In Candidatus Methylacidithermus pantelleriae, a single genomic region encodes these proteins:
- the nusB gene encoding transcription antitermination factor NusB, translating to MSLRHRARECAVQLLYQWEVQKGEDVDLLFQRFWKIKPAPEEVRVFAEECVRGVISQQKTIDEAIQEVCSQWEMERLAAVDRAILRLGTYELLFREDIPPKVALDEAVRIARHYSTAQSGAFVNGVLDAIAKRHGRFPNHPTESAMVQ from the coding sequence ATGTCCCTTCGACATCGAGCTCGCGAATGTGCAGTCCAGCTTCTCTACCAGTGGGAGGTACAAAAAGGTGAGGATGTGGATCTTCTTTTCCAAAGGTTCTGGAAGATAAAGCCGGCGCCGGAGGAGGTCCGGGTTTTTGCGGAAGAGTGTGTGCGTGGGGTCATTTCTCAGCAGAAAACGATCGACGAGGCAATCCAGGAGGTCTGTTCCCAGTGGGAAATGGAACGCTTAGCGGCGGTGGACCGGGCTATCCTCCGGCTGGGAACGTATGAGCTGCTCTTCCGTGAAGATATCCCTCCGAAAGTCGCGCTGGATGAGGCCGTCCGGATCGCTCGGCACTATAGCACCGCTCAGTCCGGTGCGTTTGTGAACGGTGTCCTTGATGCGATTGCCAAGCGGCATGGCCGGTTTCCCAATCATCCCACCGAAAGCGCGATGGTTCAATAG
- the ribH gene encoding 6,7-dimethyl-8-ribityllumazine synthase: MLAGTTQTYSFAIVGSRFNFPYSDALVTSAQKGLEGHRVVVVRVPGAFEIPLQVQKLAKTGRFHVVIALGVVWQGETPHAAEILRACTDALMRIALETGVPVVHEVLYVRTEKEAHDRTMGELNRGLEAARTALELAALEEIHGKVELPQRFPLE; this comes from the coding sequence GTGCTGGCTGGAACGACTCAGACATATTCCTTTGCCATCGTAGGGAGCCGTTTTAATTTTCCTTACTCGGATGCCCTGGTGACATCGGCCCAAAAAGGGCTGGAAGGACACCGGGTCGTGGTGGTTCGAGTTCCTGGGGCCTTCGAAATCCCACTCCAGGTGCAAAAATTGGCCAAAACAGGCCGGTTCCACGTGGTTATTGCTCTGGGAGTTGTTTGGCAGGGGGAGACGCCTCACGCGGCTGAGATTTTGCGGGCGTGTACGGATGCGCTTATGCGGATCGCTCTTGAAACAGGTGTTCCGGTGGTCCACGAGGTTCTCTATGTCCGTACCGAGAAAGAGGCACACGATCGGACAATGGGCGAGCTTAACCGAGGACTAGAGGCCGCTCGAACCGCCTTGGAGCTGGCCGCTCTTGAAGAAATTCACGGGAAAGTCGAACTTCCCCAACGTTTCCCGTTGGAGTAG